In a genomic window of Branchiostoma lanceolatum isolate klBraLanc5 chromosome 12, klBraLanc5.hap2, whole genome shotgun sequence:
- the LOC136445968 gene encoding 3-hydroxyisobutyrate dehydrogenase, mitochondrial-like: protein MAAAWFRLARQSSPFSVVFRAFSVSASHQASRTPVGFIGLGNMGGPMAKHLIDNGHPVIVHDVYPEAMVSLQDAGAVKASTPAEVASKADRIITMLPSSPHVQEVYCGEHGILSKVKAGSLLIDSSTIDPAVSKEMAEVAAKKGGVYMDAPVSGGIKAAAAATLTFMVGGRQEEFEAAKELLQFMGKNVVYCGDVGSGQAVKICNNMLLAIEMIGTSETMNLGMRLGLDPKLLASVINMSTGRCWASDTYNPVPGVMEGVPSSNNYQGGFGTALMTKDLGLAQNAATATKSPTPLGSLAHQIYRILCNKGYPLKDFSSVFHYLSEEEKK from the exons ATGGCTGCCGCGTGGTTTCGACTTGCTCGTCAGAGCTCtcctttttctgttgttttcagaGCCTTTTCAG TATCAGCATCCCACCAG GCCTCGAGAACACCGGTAGGGTTTATTGGTTTAGGGAACATGGGAGGACCAATGGCGAAGCACCTGATTGATAACGGACACCCAGTCATTGTCCATGATGTGTATCCTGAAGCTATGGTATCATTGCAG GATGCGGGAGCAGTCAAGGCCAGTACCCCTGCGGAGGTGGCCAGCAAGGCTGACAGAATCATCACCATGCTGCCCTCCAGTCCTCACGTACAGGAAGTGTACTGTGGAGAACACGGCATCCTCAG CAAGGTGAAAGCAGGCAGtcttttgattgacagcagtACGATCGACCCCGCTGTCTCCAAGGAGATGGCCGAGGTCGCAGCCAAGAAGGGCGGAGTCTACATGGACGCACCTGTGTCTGGAG GTATTAAAGCAGCTGCTGCAGCTACACTAACCTTCATGGTGGGAGGCAGGCAGGAAGAGTTTGAGGCGGCCAAAGAACTCCTACAGTTCATGGGGAAGAACGTGGTGTACTGTGGGGATGTCGGTTCAGGACAG GCTGTGAAGATTTGTAACAACATGCTGTTGGCCATCGAGATGATCGGCACATCAGAGACCATGAACTTGGGCATGAG ACTTGGTTTGGACCCAAAGTTGTTAGCCAGTGTGATAAACATGAGTACTGGTCGGTGTTGGGCCAGTGACACCTACAACCCTGTCCCAGGGGTCATGGAGGGTgtgccctcctcaaacaactacCAGGGAGGGTTCGGGACTGCTCTCATGACAAAG GATCTTGGTCTTGCCCAGAATGCTGCTACGGCAACCAAATCGCCGACGCCCCTTGGTTCCCTTGCCCACCAGATCTACAGAATTCTATGTAACAAGGGCTATCCACTTAAGGATTTCTCCTCCGTCTTTCACTATCTcagtgaagaagaaaagaaatag